In the genome of Streptomyces sp. SAI-127, the window CGGCAGCAGGTCGAGCACGTTCGGGGCGATCTCGATCTCGTGCAGGTCGACGCCGAACTGCTCGGCCACCTGCCGGGCATAGCGCAGGTCGTCCGGCATCGCCTCGAATTTGGCGTCCTCGGCGCGGAACCCGATCGTGTAGGCGGAGATCCCGGGATGGTCGCGGGCCGCCAGCGCGGTCAGGTAGCTGGAGTCGAGGCCGCCGGAAAGGAAGGTGGCGACGGGTACGTCGGAGAGCAGGTGGCGCCGGGTCGACTCCTCGACGACGGCGGCTATGTCCGGCTGCTCACCGGCCCGGGCCCGCTCCTGGCCCTCTGCGGCGACGTCCTTCAGGTTCCAGTACTGGCCGCGCTCCACCCGGCCGTCGGGGCGGCACCTGAGCCAGCTCCCCGGCGGCAGTTTCTCCGCTTCGCGGTACGCGCACCGTGAGTCGGGAACCCAGTAGTACAACAGGGAGGCCACCAGCGCCGCCTGGTCCACCTCCAGCGTCCCGCCGGTCGCGGCGGCGAGCGCCTTGAGCTCGGAGGCGAACACCAGGCCCCCGCCGCGCCGCAGCAGGAACAGCGGCTTGATGCCGAGCTGGTCGCGGGCGAGCACCAGTTCACCGGTTCGCTCGTCGAAGATCCCGAACGCGAACATGCCGCGCAGCCGGGGCAGGCAGTCCGTGCCCCAGCGCCGCCAGGCCTCGAGAAGCACCTCGGTGTCGGAGGTACCGCGGAAGCGCACCCCGGCGGCCGCCAGCTCGGCACGCAGTTCGGGCGCGTTGTACAGCTCGCCGTTGTACGTCAGGGCGAGGCCGTCCGACACCATCGGCTGGGCGCCCGTCTCGGACAGGTCGATGATGGCCAGCCGGCGGTGCCCGAGCTGGACTTCGCCGTCACCGACGGGGTGGCCGTAGCGGCCCGCCCCGTCCGGACCGCGGTGGGCGAGGGTGTCGGTGAGCCGGTCGGTCACGACCTTCCCGTCCGGCCATCGGTAAGTACCTGCGATGCCACACATGTCCTACCGCGCTTCCTGGTCGTTGTCCGGGCCCTGTGCGGCCCACACCGGCTCCCGCTCCAACCGCCGCCGGCCCGTCCCGTCCTGCCGGGACGGCCGCTCGCTCCGGCCGCGCAGCGCGGTGTGCAGGCCGTCCCACAGCGTGCCGTCGGTCCGGTCACGCGGATCGGGGTCGATCAGCACCACACCGATCACCGGGATGCGCTGGTCCGCGAGCTGCCGCGCCACGGTGTGCAGCCATGCGGCGCTGCCGTGCCCGGCGCGTACGACGAGCACGGTCTGGGTGCCGAGGTACTGCAGATCGGTCCACGCCGTGCCGGGCGCCACCGAGCCGACGCCGAGCCGGCTCTCCTGGGGTGGCACGGCCGCGGCGCGCTCGCCACTGACCACGGTGGGGTCTCCCGGCTTCGGGCGGTGGTTCGCGAGGTGCGGGCCGGGCAGACCGTCGATGACGACGACGGGCCCCTCCGCCGTCATCGCCCTGGCGAGGTCCAGGGCGATCACGCTCGCGCTGCGCGCACAGCCAAGTTCCAGCAGCGACACCGGTTCCGTGGAGTGGCGCACGGTGCGGGCGAGGGTCGCGGTGAGCCGTTCGCGTGCCGCCCGGGTCCGTCGGCGCCGCCCCGGCCTGCCCGACCGGCGGGGCAGCTCCGCGATGACCGAGGCGCCCAGGTTCGCCGCGATGTCCCGGCGCAGCACGGGGCGATCGGCCACCACAACACCGACCGCGGCCAGCGCGAGCCCGAGGACGAGCCCGAGGACGAGCCCGATCGCGGCGTCGGTGGCAGCCGACTTGGGCAGCGACTGCCGCACCGCGCGCGGGGCGTCCACGATCTGTGTGCCGGCGATGACGTTGGGCGTGCCGATGCGTGCCTCCGCGGCGCGCTGGTCGAAGTCGGCGATCCGCGAGTTGAGTTCGGCGCGGCGGGCGAAGAGCGACTCGATGCTCGCCGACGCCTGCGGGTCACTGTCCGGCGACCGGTTTCCGATCTCCTTGTTGACCTTGGCCAGTTCGCTCCGCATGCGGTCCCGCTGGTCGAGCAGGGCCTTGGCCTCGGCCTTCGCGGTGTCCCGCTCCCGCTTCACGTGGTCCGCGACGAACGCGTCGGCCAGCGCCTTGGCCCGGGCCACCGCGGCCGCGTCGCTGTCGCCCGTCACAGTGATCTGCAGCAGGTTGTTGGTCAAGCCGGTTCCCCGGTAGTCCCGCATGAAGTCCTCCGGTTTTTCCGGGGACTTGAGGGACTGCAGGGCCGATTCGGCGATCCGCGTGGTCTCCAGCAGCTGGACGTCGGTGCGGATCAGGGTTCCGGGGTCGTTCGGCTGGTCCTCCTCGTGCGCGACCAGCACCTTGGTCATCGCGGTCGGCGGCGACGGCATCAGGACCGCCACCGCTGCGCCGACCAGCAGTCCGAGCAGCGCCATGGCGGACCAGAGGCGACGGCGCCTGCGCACCGACACCACCAGGGCCTGCAGGTCGATGAGCGGAGTGGCAGCCGACGACTCCGTAGCTGTACTTGTCGTCACGCCGAGCCTCCCGTCGCGTGGCCGGGCATCGCGAGCGCCAGGGTGGCGTCGTCCGGAAGCTGGCCGGCAGACCGTGTGGGGCGGGCCTGGACCAGGCCGGCGACGACGACGCCTACGACCTCGTGCCTGCCGTCCGCGCACGCCTCGGCGATGCCGGCGAGCTCCTCCGCGGTCCAGCTGCCCGCGCTGAGAACGACCACGGCCCCGGACTCGTTGACTCGGTCCGGCACCGTCGGCCGGTCCACCGAGACGTCCACCATCCGCAGCAGCGGATCGCTCTTGCTCTCGGCGACGAGTTCTCCGGCGGCCCGGCGGGCGATCTCGTCGCCGTCCGGTACGACGACCAGCAGCCGCCGAGGGGCCGGCAGCTGTTCCCGGAGACGGGCGCACACCCGCCGGTAGCGAATCCGCCTGTCGGTCTCGTCGCCGGACCGCTGCGGGACGGGTAGGTCCCACCGGGTGTCGACGCCGAGGAGTCGGCGGATCCAGGCCCGTGGGCCCCCGCCTTCCGGCCGGTGCGCGTTCCGTTCACCGGGCACGTCGACGGTGCCGAGGACCGCCGAGCCCAGCGCCGCGGCGATCTCCGGTTCGGTGCGCAGTCGGCGATTCATCCGTGCGGCGACGAGATGGCCGACGACCGCGAGCAGGAAGAACAGCAGTGCCCCGGCGGCGATGAGCTGGACCCTCGTCGGGGGCGCCTCGCCGGTCGGGCGGGGTGCCGGGCCCATGACGACCATGCCGGCCTTGTTGGTCGCCGGGTCGGCCTGGTCCAGCTTCTGCATGGCATCCTCCAGCGAGGTGCGCAGGTTCTCGAGCGCGGTGCGGGCCTGGACGCTCTCCACGGTCTGCCCGGGATCGGCCGCCTCGGCCAGGTCGCTGATGCGGCGGTTGGTCTCCTCCACCTGCTGCCGCAGCGCCTCGGTGCCCGTGGCCGCGGAGTCGGTGCTGCCGCCCGAGACCCGCGCGGCGAACTTGACGAACTGCTGGGCGACCTGGTCGGAGAGCTGCTGGGCGCGCTTCGGGGTGTCGGCCGTACCCGAGATCTTGATGATGTTCCCGTCGGAGGCCTTGGCGCTCACGCGATCCCGCAGATCGATGCCGCTGACGCCGCTCCAGTCGAGAGCGGTGGCTGCCTGGTCCACCACCGTCGAACTGGTCGCGACGTCCACCTGGGTCAGCAGCTCGCGCTCCTCCCACTGCCCCGGCAACAGGACCGATGCCGACGCCGTGTATCGCGGCGGGAACACCACGGAGGTGCCGTAGCCGACGAGTGCGCCCACCAGGGCGAGGGTGGCGAGAAGGCGCCACCGCCGCCGGAGTATCCGCCCGATCGTGGCCAGGCGAATCGTGTCTTCGTTCAACGCCCAGGCCTCTTCCTCGTCCGGACCGCCTTGCCGGCCGACACCGGGGTGTCGCAGGCAGCGGCGTAGGCGGCGAGCAGCGAGGCTTGCGAGTTCCGCCAGGAGAGCGGACCGCTGATCCGCTCCTGGCCGATCTTGCCCATCCCGGCCCGCTTCTCCGGATCGTCGAGCAGCAGCGCGATGAGCTTGGCGAACTCGGCCTCGTCGTTGGCGGGCGCGTAGACGGCGGCCTCACCGGCGGAGACGCGCGCCTCCTTCAGGTCGAAGGAGACGATGGGACGGCCCATCGCCATGTACTCCAGGACCTTGTTCATGGTCGACACGTCATTGAGCGGATTGCGCGGGTCGGGAGAAAGGCACACGTCCGCGGTGGACAGGTAGCGCACCAGGTCGGCGTCCGGAATGCGCCCCGTGAACTGCACCTGCTCGGAGAGCCCGAGCTGCCGGGACAGCTCCACCATCGCGTCGAAGGCGTCGCCGGCGCCGACGAACACCGCGTGCCAGTCGGTCCGCCCGAACTCGTCACGCAGCTTCGCGAGGGCCCGCAAGGCGTAGTCGACGCCGTCCTGCGGGCCCATGACCCCGAGATAGCACAGCAGGTGAGGCTTGCCGCGCTTCAACTCCGGCTCGGGCGGCACCGGTTGGAACCGCTCGATCGCGGGTGCGCTGCGCACCACGAACACGTCCTCCGGCCGCCGGCCGCCACGGTGCATCGCGACGTCCCGGTAACTCTCGTTCGTGGCGAGGACGATGTCCGCGGCCCGGTAGGTCCGCCGTTCCAGCGCGCACACGGCGCGGTAGAGCAGGTCTTCGCCGCGGTCGAACCGGGAGAGGTACAGCTCCGGTACCAGGTCGTGCTGGTCGAAGACGAACCGCGCGCCGCGCCGCTTCAGCCACAGCGCCGGCAGGAACAGCAGGTCGGGCGGGTTGCAGGCGTGGACCACGTCGACCGGGCCGACCTTGCGGGCCAGCCGGGCCGTGTGCCACAGCGCCGATCCGTATTCCCGCAGGTAGCCGGCCGGTCCTCCGGTGGCCGCGCGCAACGGGTAGCGGTGGATCCGCACCCCGTCGATCAACGCCTCCGGCTCCGTGTCCCGTTTCTCCCCCCGGGGACAGATGACGTGCACTTCCCAGCCCGCGTCGCGCAGCGTCGTGCACTCCTGCCACACACGCCGGTCGAACGGCACCGACAGGTTCTCCACCAGGATCAGCGCGCGTCGGTTCGACCCGTCGCCGCTGATTGCGTTACCAAGCAAGGCCTATGTACCCCGGTTCGGTTCGACGCGTCTCGGCGTCGGGAAGGTGGATGAGGTCGACGATCACCGGGCCGTCCCCATGGGGCAGCGCCGACAGGACGGCCGGATCCTTGGTCCCGACCAGGCACACCTCGGCGTGGTCGAGCACCTCGTCGACGGAACTCGCCAGCAGCTGCGCGAGGTGCGGCAGCCGGGTCTCGATGTACTCGCGGTTCGCGCCGATCAGCCGGGAGAGGCTCACGTTGGCGTCGTAGATCCGCAGGTCGTAACCCTTGCCGAAGAGCCTCTCCGCCAGCTCGACGAGCGGGCTCTCGCGGAGGTCGTCGGTGCCGGGTTTGAAGGACAGCCCGAACAGGCCCACCCGGCGCTTGCCGGTGCGCTCGACCAGCTCCACCGCGCGCTGCAGATGCGCGGAGTTGGAGGGCAGCACATGGGCGAGGATGGGCACCGAGATGTCGGCCCGCTGTGCCGCGTGAACCAGACTGCGCAGGTCCTTGGGCAGGCAGGAGCCGCCGAAGGCGAAGCCGGGACGCAGGTAGGCGGGGCTGATGTTCAGCTTGCGGTCGGCCAGGAAGACGTCCATCACCTGGTGCGAGTCCACCCCGAGCGCCTGGCACACCGCGCCCAGTTCGTTCGCGAAGCCGATCTTGAGGCCGTGGAACGCGTTGTCCGCGTACTTGATGGCCTCGGCCGTAGGGACCGGGACCCGGAACACCTCGCCGGGCAGGCCGTCGTACAGGGCCATCACCGCGTCGCCGCTCGCCGGGTCGAGCTCGCCGATGACGGTCTTGGGCGGGTCGAAGAAGTCCCGCACGCTCGTGCCCTCGCGCAGGAACTCCGGGTTGACCGCGACCCCGATGTCCACCCCGGCCGTGCCGCCGACGTACTTCTCCAGGATCGGTACCAGCAGGTTCAGGCAGGTGCCCGGGAGCATGGTGCTGCGGAACACGACGGTGTGCCGCCCGCCCCGCTCTGCCAGCGCCGCGCCGATCTGCTCGGTGACCCGCTCCAGATACGTGGTGCACAGACTGCCGTTGGGCTCCGACGGGGTGCCCACGCAGACCAGCGACACCTCGCTGTCCATGATCGCCTCACGGACGTCGGCGGTGGCGCGCAGCGCTCCCGTCCGCACGACCTCGCTGATGAGTTCGCCGATCCGCTCCTCGACCACCGGGGCCTTGCCGTCGTTGACCAGGTCGACCTTCACCTGGTTGACGTCCACCCCGATGACCTCGTGGCCCATGCTGGCCAGGCACGCGGCTGAAACGCAGCCCACGTAGCCGAGCCCGAAAACGCTGACCTTCATGACGCGTCCCCTCCCCCAGGCAGGCCCTTGTGGCCTGCGGTTCGCGCGCCGACCGGTCGACGGCCCTCGCGCATCAGTACGCCCCCTGGCCGTGGAGCACCGCACGCAGCGTCTTCCACAAAATCACTGTGTCCAGGGCCAGCGACCAGTCCTCCACGTACCGCAGGTCGAGGCGGACCGCCTCGTCCCAGGGCAGGTCGCTGCGTCCGCTGATCTGCCACAGGCCGGTGAGCCCGGGCTTGACCAGCAGCCGCCGCCGGATGTCCGGGCCGTACGCGGCGGACTCCTCCGGCAGCGGAGGCCGCGGACCGACGAGCGACATCGATCCGGTCAATACGTTGAAAAGCTGCGGGAGTTCGTCGAGCGAGTACCGGCGCAGCACCGATCCCACCCGGGTCACCCGCGGATCCCGGCGGAGCTTGAACAGCAGCCCTGCGCCCTCGTTGCGGTCGGCCAGCTCGGCACGTGCCCTGTGGGCCCCGGCCACCATGGTGCGGAACTTGAGAATGGTGAACTCGCGGCCGTCCTTGCCGACCCTGCGCTGGCGGTAGAACGCTCCGCCCCGGCTGTCAGCCAGCACGAGCAGCGCGACGAGCACCATGAGCGGCGCGAACAGCATCAGCAGGATCGCCGCGCCCACCCGGTCGACGACCCCTTTGATCGCCCGGCGGCCCCCGGTGAAGGTCGGCATGCTGACCCGCAGCAGCGGGATCCCGAGCACCGCGTCGACGTGCAGGCGCGGGCCGGCCACCTCCATCAGCACGGGGGCGACGACCATCTCCGCATCGCTGCCTTCGAGGTTCCAGGCCAGCCGCTGCAGCCGGTCCGGTGACCAGTGCGGGTCCGGTGTGACCGCGACGACACGGTAGCCGTCGTGCTGGACGTGCTTGGCGACGTCTTCCAGCACGCCGATGACCCGCACACCGTCCAGTTCGTCCCCCTCGAGCCCGAGACCGTCCGTGGTGCACACCGCGTCCACCCGCCAGCCGAGGTGCGGGAACTTGCGGGTGCGGGCGATCAGGTCGCGCACGGTGGCCGGGCTTCCGGCAGCGAGCACCGGTCTCAGGCACCGTCCTTCCTTCCGCTGTTTGTGCAGCCTGAGGCGCAGCACATACCGCGCGGTCATGGTGACCAGCGCGATAGCGGGGATCGCGACGAAGATCCAGAGCTTGATGTTGCGTGAGGTGAGGGCGATCCCGCCGAGCGCCAGCACGACGGTCGCCGCGAACAGCGAGCGCCCCAACCGGCGGAATTCCTCGGCACCCTGGCCGAGCACGGCCGGAGCCCACGCCCGGCCCACCGCAAGCGCTCCCAGCACCAGCAGCTCGGTGCCGAACGCGAGTATCCCCCATTTCTCATGCCAGTTGGCCGCGTCCCGGGCTCCGAAGAAGTTGCCGATCCCCGCCACCACGAAGGCGGTGGCTGCGGTATCGCTGATGATCACTGTCCGGCGGTACCGCTGCTCCCAGTCGTTCGCCGACTGTCTGATCGCCCCATCCGTCAGACGCCCGTGCGCCGACGGAAAGGGGCTGACTATTTCCCCCTGCCGCACAGAACCCCCCCGGTCCCCAGTGGTACGACGTGGTTACCAGACACCGTTCCTCCCCCCGGGAGGCCCCCGCCTCCCGCAAAGTTCCTCCCCTCGCAGGGCCCCCCGCCCCGCGCCGCGCTGTTCCTCTCCCGGGAGGCTCCGCCCCCCGCGCATGACATGCCGGACACTTCAGCGCTAGGTGATCAACTCACCCTGGCGGCAGCGGACTTGGACGTCCCGCCGGCCTCTCGAGTTGCGCCGGAACCCACGAAATCCTCGGATGCTCCCCGCACCCGAAGCCCCCCTCGGGCTCCAAAAAACTGATCACCCCCGAGCCTGCGCCGAGACGTTTCTGCTCAACGTCCGCAGCACTGGACCCATAGATCACCATTTGTCGCTCGTGTCCCAGCATGGGCAGCAAGGTCAATCTAGACCATCGACACCCGTCTGCAGAGGGGGATGTGTGGAATATGTGCTTACGATTTGGAGATGGGACAATCGAGCCATCAGCGCAGCAGGTGATTCGGCCACGAAAGCAGGCCCCCTGACCTGCGGTGACAGGAGTCTCGGGTTGCAGGACGGCGTCCCGCGGGGTGACCGCCGAGTGGCGCAGCCGGTTCAACTCGCCTCAGCAGAGGGCCTCGTGGACGGCCGCACGCGGCAGCCGAAGGCCGGAGACGGCTCATACGAAAAGGGCCCCCGCAGGCTTCCGCCCGCGAAGACCCTTCGACCGTCGGGACGACAGGATTTGAACCTGCGACCCCTTGACCCCCAGTCAAGTGCGCTACCAAGCTGCGCCACGTCCCGGCCGCGTCTCCCACGTGTGCTCCGTGTGATCGCGCAGGTAGACCCTACCTCACAGGCGCGGCCGGACCGGCTGGCGGAAGGTCAGCCCCGGGTGGCGGCGGGCTCGCGAAGTTCCGTGGTTCCGGTGACGACCCGGCGCCCGGTCCGCCGTACCGGAACCAGCAGGGCCGCCATCGCCGCCGCCAGGCACAGCACCGCCAGCAGGGTGAAGCCGTGGGTGTAGCCGGACTCGTACGGCAGTCCCGAGGACTGCAGATGCCCCGTGACCAGGACGCTGGTGACGGCCGCGCCGATGGAGCCGCCGATGGTGCGGATGTTGGCGTTCATGCCGGTCGCGGCGCCGGTCTGGTCGGCCGGAACGCTGCCCACGATCAGGTTGGCCATGGAGGCGAAGGCGAGCCCGATGCCGAGGCCGAAGAGGCCCGCGACCACGGCGATCTGCCACTGCTCGTCGTGCCAGAGGGCGAGGAAGCCGCAGGCCACCGCGCCCAGCGCGGCACCGGTCACCAGAAGGGACTTGGCGCCGACGACCGGCTCCAGACGGCCGCTGAGCACCCCGGAGAAGAACATCGCCACCAGCATCGGCAGCATGAGCAGCCCGGCGGCGGTGACGCTCGCGCCGAAGCCGTACCCGGCCGACGACGGCGTCTGGACGAAGCCCGGCAGGAAGGACCAGATCGAGTACATCCCGGCACCGAAGAGCAGCGCCGCGGCGTTGGTGGTCCAGACGGCGGGCAGGCGCATCACCTTCAGGTCGATCAGCGGGCTGCGGGAGCGGGCCTCGGAGTACAGCCACAGCGCGAACAGCACGACGGCCGCGCCGAACAGACCGAGCACCCGGGCCGAGCCCCAGCCCCACCTGCCCGCCTGGCTGAGCGGCAGCAGCAGCGCGACCAGCCACGCGGACAGCAGGACGGCACCGAGCCAATTGACGTTCCCCTTCGCCCTGTTGGGCGACTCGGGTACATACCGTACGGCGATGAGCGTGGCGGCGATCACGATGGCGACCGGGATCCAGAACAGCCAGCGGTAGTCGAGCGCGGTCACGATGGGACCGGCCGCGACCATGCCGACGCCGCCGCCGGCGGCGATCACGGCGGAGAGGTTGCTGATGGAGCCGCTCACCTCGGACACGGCGAACTCGTCCCGGATGATGCCGAAGGAGAGCGGGAAGAGGGCGCCGCCGACGCCCTGGACGACCCGGGCGACGATGAGTACGCCGATGCTCGGCGCGAGCGCGGCGAGGAGACAGCCGGCCGCCACGGTCACGAGGACGGCGACGAGCGTGCGCTTCTTTCCGATCAGGTCGCCGACGCGGCCGAGGATCGGCGTGAAGATCGAGGCGGACAGCAGATACGCGGTCATCACCCAGGTCACGGTGGACTGCGAGGTGTGCAGTGCGTGCTGGACGGTCGGCAGGGCCGGCGCGATCAGCGACTGGAGCATGGAGAACACGCCGGCACCGGTCGCGAGGACCGCGAAGGTGAGACGGGTGGACTTGCGGGGCATGAAGAGCCTCTCCGAACACAGAGTGCGGCCGGAGCCTCGTGGGAAGCGGTCGCGGAAAGGACGATGGAGGCACCTCGACTGCTAAAGTGGAGGTACGCCTCCACTCTAGCGGAGGCGCACCTCCGCTTCAACCCGTACCGGAGGTCCACCTCCGTTTCACCCCCGGGAGGCAGCAGTGACCGCGCCGTCGTTCCCCGTCACCGAGATCGTCGCGTCCCGCCGGCCCCATCGGAAGGACGCCGCCCGCAACTACGACGCCCTGCTGGCCGCCGCCCGTGAGGCGTTCGCGGAGCACGGGGCGGAGGCCTCCCTGGAGGACATCGCGCGCCGGGCGGGCGTGGGCATCGGCACGCTGTACCGGAACTTCCCCACCCGCCGCCACCTCTTCGAGACGGTCTACGCGGACGAGGTGAACACCCTGGTGCAGGTCGCTCAGGACCTCGCCGACCAGGAGCCCTGGCAGGCCCTCACGGCCTGGCTCGACCGGTTCGCGGGCTACATGGTGACCAAGCGGGCCGTCCGCGAGGCCCTCAACGACGAGTCGGAGATCTTCGCGGCCTGCCGGGAGTCGATGTACGCGGCGGGCGGCCCGTTGTTCGAGCGGGCACAGGAGGCGGGTCAGGCGCGGCGGGACATGGACTTCGTGGACCTGCTGCGGATGGTCGCCGGCATCACGGCGACGGCCTTCGACGACGACGTCCAGCGCGATCGGGTGTTGTCGATCGCGCTGGACGGGGTTCGCGTGTCGCACTGAGCCGGGGCGCGCACCCGGGCTGACGCCGCCGCAGATGCTGAACGGCCCCGGCCGGGTCAGTGCGCGGCGACCAGTTCCCGCTCGCTGTCAGCGGCCGTGTGCTTGGGGCTGCGCAGGGCTGCGATGCCGATGAAGACCATGGACGACAGACCGGCGATGGCGAAGGCGGTGAAGCCCCAGTCGCCGTTGCCCGAGGCGAGGAGCCGGCCGCCGAGCCACGGACCGAAGACGGCGCCGAAGCGGCCCATGCCGGAGGTCCAGCCGACCGCGGTGGCGCGGTTGTCCGCGTTGGAGCGGATCGAGACCGTCGCGTAGATCATCGTCTGGGCACTGTTGAGGAAGACGCCCGTGAAGAAGACGACGATCATCGTCACGGTCATGTCCATGTGGATGCTCAGCAGGAAGACACCGGCGGCGGTGAGCGCGAACCAGAGCGCGGAGATACGCGGGGCGGTGAAGCGGTCGGCGGCCCGGCCCGCGACCAGCATGCCCACGATGCCGCCGAGGTTGAAGACGACCACGAAGGACAGGGCGGAACCCAGCTCGTAGCCCTCGGCGCGCATCAGGGTGGGCAGCCAGGTGGCGACGCCGTAGACGAGGAGCAGACCGCCGAAGGAGGCCACCCAGTGGAGCAGGGTCTGGATCCGCTCATTGCCGCGTAAGAGGTTCGCCAGGTTGGTCCAGGGGTCACCGGCGCCGCCGGTCCTGACGGCCGGCACCTCGACGTCGTACCGCTCGGCCAGCGCCCTGGCCTCCTCGCCGCGGCCCTTGGCGACCAGGAAGCTCAGTGATTCGGGCAGGAACTTCGCCAGCACCGGGGCGAAGAGCAGCAGGAGCACGCAGACCCAGAAGGCGGCACGCCGGCCGACGGGGTCGATGAGCCACTTGGCGAGGTAGGCGGAGAGGATGCCGCCCGCGTGGTGGGCGGTCATCAGCAGACCGATGACGATGGCGCCGCGGCCGCGCGGGGCGTAGTCCGAGACCATGCTGATCGCGGTCGGCAGCAGGCCGCCGAGGCCGACGCCCGCCAGGGTCCGGCCGAGGCCGAAGACCGTGACGCTGTCGGCCAGCGCGCACAGGCCGGAGGCCAGCGAGAAGAGGATCACGCAGGAGACCATCAGCTTCTTGCGCCCGATCCGGTCGGCGATCGTGCCGGCGACGAGGGCGCCGACCAGCATGCCGGAGGTGGCGTAGCTGCCGAGGTCGCCGGCCTGGTCCGCGGTGAGGCCGAAGGTCCTGGTCTCCAGCAGGTGCGGCAGCACCGAGCCGTAGATGAACATGTCGAGCCCGTCGAAGAGCACGGCCAGCCAGCACAGACCGACGACCAGGAGGGCCGGCCTGCTGCCGCGGGCGGACAGGAGCGGGGAGGGGTGGCTCCGGACGCGTCAGCCGACCGGCGGCGTCCCGTGCGTGTGGAACGACTCGATGGTCTTCAGTCCCCAGGCCTGCCCCTTCTTCCGCTCCTCCTCGGTCCAGGTGACGAGCGGCCAGTCGGGCGCCAGCACCAGCCGGGTGAGCGGGTTGCACAGCTCGATGCGGTTGCCGCCGGGCTCGTAGACGTACAGGAAGAACGTCTGCTGGATGGCGTGCTTGTGGGGACCCGTCTCGATGAACACGCCGGTGTCGATGGCGAGATCGGCCGCGCGCAGGATGTCCTCGCGGGTGTCGGTCGCGAAGGCGATGTGGTGCAGCCGTCCCTCGCTGCCGGTCCAGTCCGAGGTGTAGACGACGTCGTACGACTTGTTCGTGTACGTCAGCCAGCGCGCCGCGATCTTCCCGCTGTCCAGCCGGATCTGCTCGGTGGGCCGGGCGCCGAGGACGTCCTGCTGGAACTCGGCGTTGGCGAGCACGTCGGCGGCGAGGAAGTTGATGTGGTCCAACCGCCGTACGCCCACTCCCCTGTTGGGCTTGGCCTGCGGCTGGTTCTTCAGCGCCGGCCGGAGTTCCTCGGGGGCCCGGTAGTACTCGCTCTCCCAGTAGAGGGCGTGCTCATGGCCGTCCGGGTCGGTGGTGACGTACAGCTTGCCCAGGCCGGGTTCGTCCTCGACCCACCTGCCCGTGCCGCCCGACTCCTCGACTGCCTTG includes:
- a CDS encoding sugar transferase; protein product: MRQGEIVSPFPSAHGRLTDGAIRQSANDWEQRYRRTVIISDTAATAFVVAGIGNFFGARDAANWHEKWGILAFGTELLVLGALAVGRAWAPAVLGQGAEEFRRLGRSLFAATVVLALGGIALTSRNIKLWIFVAIPAIALVTMTARYVLRLRLHKQRKEGRCLRPVLAAGSPATVRDLIARTRKFPHLGWRVDAVCTTDGLGLEGDELDGVRVIGVLEDVAKHVQHDGYRVVAVTPDPHWSPDRLQRLAWNLEGSDAEMVVAPVLMEVAGPRLHVDAVLGIPLLRVSMPTFTGGRRAIKGVVDRVGAAILLMLFAPLMVLVALLVLADSRGGAFYRQRRVGKDGREFTILKFRTMVAGAHRARAELADRNEGAGLLFKLRRDPRVTRVGSVLRRYSLDELPQLFNVLTGSMSLVGPRPPLPEESAAYGPDIRRRLLVKPGLTGLWQISGRSDLPWDEAVRLDLRYVEDWSLALDTVILWKTLRAVLHGQGAY
- a CDS encoding MFS transporter gives rise to the protein MPRKSTRLTFAVLATGAGVFSMLQSLIAPALPTVQHALHTSQSTVTWVMTAYLLSASIFTPILGRVGDLIGKKRTLVAVLVTVAAGCLLAALAPSIGVLIVARVVQGVGGALFPLSFGIIRDEFAVSEVSGSISNLSAVIAAGGGVGMVAAGPIVTALDYRWLFWIPVAIVIAATLIAVRYVPESPNRAKGNVNWLGAVLLSAWLVALLLPLSQAGRWGWGSARVLGLFGAAVVLFALWLYSEARSRSPLIDLKVMRLPAVWTTNAAALLFGAGMYSIWSFLPGFVQTPSSAGYGFGASVTAAGLLMLPMLVAMFFSGVLSGRLEPVVGAKSLLVTGAALGAVACGFLALWHDEQWQIAVVAGLFGLGIGLAFASMANLIVGSVPADQTGAATGMNANIRTIGGSIGAAVTSVLVTGHLQSSGLPYESGYTHGFTLLAVLCLAAAMAALLVPVRRTGRRVVTGTTELREPAATRG
- a CDS encoding TetR/AcrR family transcriptional regulator, producing the protein MTAPSFPVTEIVASRRPHRKDAARNYDALLAAAREAFAEHGAEASLEDIARRAGVGIGTLYRNFPTRRHLFETVYADEVNTLVQVAQDLADQEPWQALTAWLDRFAGYMVTKRAVREALNDESEIFAACRESMYAAGGPLFERAQEAGQARRDMDFVDLLRMVAGITATAFDDDVQRDRVLSIALDGVRVSH
- a CDS encoding aromatic acid/H+ symport family MFS transporter gives rise to the protein MSARGSRPALLVVGLCWLAVLFDGLDMFIYGSVLPHLLETRTFGLTADQAGDLGSYATSGMLVGALVAGTIADRIGRKKLMVSCVILFSLASGLCALADSVTVFGLGRTLAGVGLGGLLPTAISMVSDYAPRGRGAIVIGLLMTAHHAGGILSAYLAKWLIDPVGRRAAFWVCVLLLLFAPVLAKFLPESLSFLVAKGRGEEARALAERYDVEVPAVRTGGAGDPWTNLANLLRGNERIQTLLHWVASFGGLLLVYGVATWLPTLMRAEGYELGSALSFVVVFNLGGIVGMLVAGRAADRFTAPRISALWFALTAAGVFLLSIHMDMTVTMIVVFFTGVFLNSAQTMIYATVSIRSNADNRATAVGWTSGMGRFGAVFGPWLGGRLLASGNGDWGFTAFAIAGLSSMVFIGIAALRSPKHTAADSERELVAAH
- a CDS encoding catechol 2,3-dioxygenase translates to MTPPLGDIAHIGHTQLFTPDLDASVAFFTDYLGLTVNGQDGDTVYLRTYDDYEHHSLVLTARDRPGLGRLALRTSSEEALHRRIKAVEESGGTGRWVEDEPGLGKLYVTTDPDGHEHALYWESEYYRAPEELRPALKNQPQAKPNRGVGVRRLDHINFLAADVLANAEFQQDVLGARPTEQIRLDSGKIAARWLTYTNKSYDVVYTSDWTGSEGRLHHIAFATDTREDILRAADLAIDTGVFIETGPHKHAIQQTFFLYVYEPGGNRIELCNPLTRLVLAPDWPLVTWTEEERKKGQAWGLKTIESFHTHGTPPVG